DNA sequence from the Deinococcus radiopugnans ATCC 19172 genome:
AGGTCACGCTTGTTGACCTGCAGGACAATCGGCACGTCGCGCACGTTGATGCCGTGCTCGGCCAGGTTCTCGCGCAGGTTGCGCATGCTCTCGGCGTTGGCGCGCAGGCGGTTGGGGGCGCTGTCGGCCACGAAGACGATACCGTCCACGCCGCGCAGGATCAGCTTGCGGCTGGCGTTGTAGAACACCTGCCCCGGCACGGTGTACAGGTGAAAGCGGGTCTTGAAGCCCTGCACCGAGCCGAGGTCCAGCGGCAGGAAGTCGAAGAACAGGGTGCGCTCGTCCTCGGTGGCCAGACTCACCATCTCGCCGCGCAGGTGGCCGGGCACCTTGGAAAAGACCTGCTTGAGATTGGTGGTCTTGCCGCTCATGCCGGGGCCGTAGTACACGATCTTGCAGTTGATCTCGCGGGCGGCGAAGTTAATGGTGCTCATGCGCTGGTGCCTCCTGTGGGCGGGTTCAGAGGTGGGACGGGGGACGGGTCAGCCGTGAGGCCGGGAGGGGCAGACCGGGGCGGCTTAACCCAGCAGATCGTCGAGCAGGGCCGTGGCCCCGGCGCTAAAGTCCCCGCCCAGCTGAATCTCGGGGATGTCCTTGAGTTCGTCCAGAATGGCGGCCAGCTGCACCACCGTCTTGCGGGCGTAGACCTTGACCTTGCCCAGAGGCACGCTGGCGTCGAAGATCAGGGTCAGCAGGGCCTGGTCCCCCACCGATTCCACGTACAGGGTGCCGTTCTCGCCCTGGTGAATCTGCTCGCTGAAGGTGTGCTCGCCCAGCATGTTCGCCAGCGCGGCGGTGGCGGCGGCGTTGCTGGCCACCAGCGTCGCCACGCTGTCGAGCGCCGGCGGGCGGGGCGCCCACAGCGCCTCCTTGTGCGACAGCACGAAGCCCTTGCGGTCCACCAGCAGACCGTAACGCACGCCCGTCACGTCCAGCAGGTCCTGAATGTGCGCGTCGACGCGGGCGTAGGCGTCCCCGTACAGCGCGAGTGAGGGTTCGATCATGAGACGCAGTATATGAACAGGGGCCAGCACAATAACCTGACGGCGGCGGGCATGAGTGCCGAAAATGCCCCATTGCCTCTGGCCCGGCGACTCATCCGGTGGCGCGGGCAGACGCTAGACTCCGCCGCGTGAAGTTCGGGCAGAACAGAGGCAGGAAGGCAGAGGTACGCACACTGGGCCTGGGCCTGCTGGTGCTGGTTGCCGCAGCCCTGCTGGCCGGGACGGCGGGCGCGCGGCCCACGGCCATCGGCGGCGTCCGGCAGAGCGCCGGGGTGGATTCGAAGCTGCTGGCCGGCACCGAGATGCTGGCGGTGTGGACCCTGCCGCGGCTAGGGGTCTCGGTCCGCAACGATCCGCTGGACCTGCGGCTGCTGCTGGGCAAGCGCGAACTGCGCTACGCGCCGGGCCAGGGCTGGACCGCGCTGGGCTTTGCGCTGGGCGGCCCGCTGCCCGCGCCCGTCACCGAGGGCGGCAGCCTTCACGTGCCGCTGCGGGCGCTGGAGTTGCTGGGGGTCCGGGTGCTGACCGACACGCCGGGCCTGCTGGGCTTTGCCGCGCCGGTCAGCGTGCCGACGGCGACGTTGCTGCCCTCGGACGGCGGCCCCGAACGCCCGGTGATCCGGACACCAGTGGCCGCGCCTCCGCCTGCGCCCGCCGCCCAGCCAGTGCCACCAGCCTCACCCGCGCCCGCTCCGGCCCAGACCCCGCCCCGCATCCAGCCCGTCCCTTCCCTGCCCGCGCCGACACCGCCGCCCCTGGTGCCCACGCTGAGCGTGCCGCGCGTGGCGAACCTGGACACGGTGCGGATCAGCCGGACCCTGTACCGCACGGTAGAGGTCCAGCGGTTGGTGCTGGACCTGAGCGCTCCGGTCTCGCAGACGGTCTCGCAGACGGTCTCGCGCGAGACGGGCGGGCTGGGCGTATTTTTGCCGGGCGTGACGGTGACCGGCAGCCAGCAGACGCTGCCGGGCGGCGACACCCTGACCCTGACCCAGACCAGCAGCGGCGCGGCCCTGCGGCTGACCACCGGGGGCGGGCGCAGCGAGATCTTCACGCTAGACGACCCGTTCCGCGTGGTGATCGACACCACCACCTACACCGATGCCAGCGTGCCGCCGCCCCTCAACCCCGACGATCTGCCGGCCGGAGTCACCTACCGCAGCCGGGGCCGTCTGCACCTGCTCAGCTTCGATCCGGCGCTGTTCCAGCCGCGCGTGGTCAGCGCGCCGCTGGGCCGCTCGCTGGCGGTGGCCGAGTTGGTGAAGTCGGCGGGCGGGGTGGCCGGGGTCAACGGCGGGTATTTCGATCCCCGCAGCAGCCTGCCGGTCGATCTGGTGGCGGTGGGCGGCCTGATGACGGCGGCCAGCCTGGAAAAACGTGCCACGGTGGGCTTCACGGCCGGCGGCGAGGCGCTGTTCGGCTACCCGCGCCCGCGCTACGTGCTGAGCGGGCCGTTCGGCAGCGTCACGGTGAACAGCGTGCGGGCCACGCCCAGCGCCGCGCTGCTGACGGCCTTCGTGGGCGACGGCAAAACAGTGGTGGGCGGCACCGGCCTGACCACGCTGCTGCTGGCTCCGGGCAGCGCCAGCGTCACGCGTGCCCTGACAGGACAAATCACCCCGCCCGCCCGGACGCTGGCCTTTACCTTCGATCCGACGCGCTTTCCGGCGCTGCCACGCGAGGCAGGAGCGCCGCTGACCGTCACCCTGAACTGGCAGGCCACCGACGCGCCCTGGGAGAATGCCGTGGACGCCCTGAGTGCCGGGCCGCTGCTGGTGCAGGGCGGCCGGGTGGCCCTCGACCCGCGCCGCGAGGGCTTCAATACCGCCGCCGGCGTCTGGCGG
Encoded proteins:
- a CDS encoding GTP-binding protein, whose product is MSTINFAAREINCKIVYYGPGMSGKTTNLKQVFSKVPGHLRGEMVSLATEDERTLFFDFLPLDLGSVQGFKTRFHLYTVPGQVFYNASRKLILRGVDGIVFVADSAPNRLRANAESMRNLRENLAEHGINVRDVPIVLQVNKRDLPDALPTSMIRAVIDPRSELQLFEAMSDKGVGVFETLKTVSRLVLERLSQTK
- a CDS encoding roadblock/LC7 domain-containing protein produces the protein MIEPSLALYGDAYARVDAHIQDLLDVTGVRYGLLVDRKGFVLSHKEALWAPRPPALDSVATLVASNAAATAALANMLGEHTFSEQIHQGENGTLYVESVGDQALLTLIFDASVPLGKVKVYARKTVVQLAAILDELKDIPEIQLGGDFSAGATALLDDLLG
- a CDS encoding phosphodiester glycosidase family protein codes for the protein MKFGQNRGRKAEVRTLGLGLLVLVAAALLAGTAGARPTAIGGVRQSAGVDSKLLAGTEMLAVWTLPRLGVSVRNDPLDLRLLLGKRELRYAPGQGWTALGFALGGPLPAPVTEGGSLHVPLRALELLGVRVLTDTPGLLGFAAPVSVPTATLLPSDGGPERPVIRTPVAAPPPAPAAQPVPPASPAPAPAQTPPRIQPVPSLPAPTPPPLVPTLSVPRVANLDTVRISRTLYRTVEVQRLVLDLSAPVSQTVSQTVSRETGGLGVFLPGVTVTGSQQTLPGGDTLTLTQTSSGAALRLTTGGGRSEIFTLDDPFRVVIDTTTYTDASVPPPLNPDDLPAGVTYRSRGRLHLLSFDPALFQPRVVSAPLGRSLAVAELVKSAGGVAGVNGGYFDPRSSLPVDLVAVGGLMTAASLEKRATVGFTAGGEALFGYPRPRYVLSGPFGSVTVNSVRATPSAALLTAFVGDGKTVVGGTGLTTLLLAPGSASVTRALTGQITPPARTLAFTFDPTRFPALPREAGAPLTVTLNWQATDAPWENAVDALSAGPLLVQGGRVALDPRREGFNTAAGVWRPTRQSALGTVNGQPTIAYFEYGTPEAFAAALAGAGVRDAVRMDSGSSATAYLQGGYAGLGAYLNTVWSQPVPNAIVFVPRGVAGQK